From the genome of Miscanthus floridulus cultivar M001 chromosome 10, ASM1932011v1, whole genome shotgun sequence, one region includes:
- the LOC136488520 gene encoding pectinesterase 3-like — MAPSPAPSPACALPSGEHAAVKWPGRGAPLARARRAAPPAWPFSPRIDEAAALRSGEHLRHGGGGTDPDPAEGGGGGRPSSETAALRNCASTISAAASLARQSSAELTKLEPDLDVAAGTTSPASSSSSSAAGGDGVSSRRQARWEVSNAKTWLSAAMANEGTCADGLVEAGAAAASSPAGKEVTAGVATAKQYTSNALALVNGIPL; from the exons atggcgccgtcgccggccccctcgccggcgtgcgcgctccccagcggtgAGCATGCCGCTGTCAagtggcctggccgcggcgcccctttGGCCAGAGCCCGAAGAGCAGCGCCCCCGGCTTGGCCCTTCTCCCCACGCATCGACGAGGCAGCAGCGCTGCGCAGCGGCGAG cacctccggcacggcggcggcggcactgaCCCTGATCCAGcagagggaggcggcggcgggcggcctaGTAGCGAGACCGCGGCGTTGCGCAACTGCGCGAGCACGATCTCCGCCGCGGCGAGCCTGGCGAGGCAGTCGTCCGCCGAGCTCACCAAGCTGGAGCCGGACCTGGACGTCGCCGCTGGCACGACATCGccagcgtcgtcgtcgtcgtcgtccgcggCAGGAGGCGACGGGGTGAGCAGCAGAAGGCAGGCCAGGTGGGAGGTGTCCAACGCCAAGACGTGGCTCAGCGCCGCGATGGCCAACGAGGGGACGTGCGCCGACGGACTGGTGGAAGCTGGCGCCGCCGCGGCTTCTTCGCCCGCCGGGAAGGAGGTCACCGCCGGTGTGGCGACCGCGAAGCAGTACACGAGCAACGCCCTCGCGCTCGTCAATGGCATACCACTGTGA